From the Caballeronia sp. NK8 genome, one window contains:
- a CDS encoding potassium transporter Kup, translated as MTNTTHAHEHKQPMSSLALAAIGVVFGDIGTSPLYSLKEAFSPSHGIGLSEASILGVISLLFWAIVMVVAVKYVLFVMRADNNGEGGVFAMTTLALRSVGGGGKVSGVLMMLGIFGACMFYGDAVITPAMSVLSAVEGLEIAAPKLTPYVLPITIVILIALFWIQRHGTAVVGRLFGPIMVVWFATLAVLGAMHIVMEPRIIAALNPYYAFSFMAQHVVQAYIVLGSVVLVLTGAEALYADMGHFGVKPIRYGWYGFVMPSLLLNYFGQGALLMHSPQAIENPFFLLAPDWALLPLVILSTVATVIASQAVISGAYSLTSQAIQLGYVPRMKILHTSELAIGQIYIPLVNWMLLFIILCIVIGFKSSENLAAAYGLAVTATMLTTTILVSVVMVNLWGWNRWLVGGMIAVFLMIDIGFFGASLLKIEQGGWLPLCIGGALFFLLMTWYKGRMIVKDRTAADGIPLMPFLQGLLAHPPHRVSGTAIYLTGSDSLVPVSLLHNLKHNKVLHERTIFMNFTTRDIPYVDDAHRLEVKDIGGGLFLTKAAYGFNETPDVKAVLEQITRTHAMTFELMDTSFFMARETVVPTELPGMSVWRERVFAWMHQNAAKPTDFFSIPANRVVELGTKIEI; from the coding sequence ATGACTAACACGACTCACGCGCACGAGCATAAACAACCCATGTCCTCGCTTGCGCTCGCGGCCATCGGCGTCGTCTTCGGCGACATCGGCACGAGTCCTCTCTACTCATTGAAGGAAGCCTTTAGCCCATCGCATGGCATCGGCTTGTCCGAGGCGTCGATCCTCGGCGTCATTTCCCTGCTTTTCTGGGCGATCGTCATGGTGGTCGCCGTCAAGTACGTGCTGTTCGTCATGCGCGCCGACAACAATGGCGAAGGCGGCGTATTCGCGATGACCACGCTCGCGCTGCGCAGCGTGGGAGGCGGGGGCAAGGTCTCGGGCGTGCTGATGATGCTCGGCATTTTCGGCGCGTGCATGTTCTATGGTGATGCGGTCATCACGCCGGCGATGTCGGTGCTGTCGGCGGTCGAAGGCCTCGAGATCGCCGCGCCCAAGCTCACGCCGTACGTGCTGCCGATCACGATCGTGATCCTCATTGCGCTGTTCTGGATTCAGCGCCACGGCACGGCGGTGGTCGGCAGGCTGTTCGGGCCGATCATGGTCGTGTGGTTCGCGACGCTCGCGGTGCTCGGCGCCATGCATATCGTGATGGAGCCGCGCATCATCGCCGCGCTCAATCCGTATTACGCCTTTTCCTTCATGGCGCAGCACGTCGTGCAGGCGTATATCGTGCTCGGCTCGGTCGTGCTCGTGCTGACCGGGGCGGAAGCGCTGTACGCGGACATGGGCCACTTCGGTGTGAAGCCGATCCGCTACGGCTGGTATGGCTTCGTGATGCCGTCGCTGTTGCTGAACTATTTCGGGCAGGGCGCGTTGCTGATGCACTCGCCGCAGGCCATCGAGAATCCGTTCTTCCTGCTCGCGCCCGACTGGGCCTTGCTGCCGCTCGTGATCCTGTCGACGGTTGCGACGGTGATCGCATCGCAGGCGGTCATTTCCGGCGCGTACTCGCTGACGAGTCAGGCGATCCAGCTCGGCTACGTGCCGCGCATGAAGATTCTGCACACGTCGGAACTGGCGATCGGCCAGATCTATATTCCGCTCGTCAACTGGATGCTGCTTTTCATCATCCTGTGCATCGTCATCGGCTTCAAGAGTTCAGAGAATCTCGCCGCCGCGTACGGCCTCGCCGTCACCGCGACGATGCTCACGACCACCATCCTCGTGTCGGTCGTGATGGTGAATCTGTGGGGCTGGAACCGCTGGCTCGTCGGCGGGATGATCGCCGTGTTCCTGATGATCGACATCGGCTTTTTCGGCGCGAGCCTGCTGAAGATCGAGCAGGGCGGCTGGCTGCCGTTGTGTATCGGCGGGGCGCTCTTCTTCCTGCTGATGACGTGGTACAAGGGCCGCATGATCGTGAAGGATCGCACGGCCGCCGACGGTATCCCGCTGATGCCGTTCCTGCAGGGGCTGCTTGCGCATCCGCCGCATCGCGTGTCGGGTACGGCGATCTATCTCACCGGCAGCGATTCGCTCGTGCCCGTGAGTCTGCTGCACAACCTGAAGCACAACAAGGTGCTGCACGAACGCACCATCTTCATGAACTTCACGACGCGCGACATTCCTTATGTCGACGATGCGCATCGTCTCGAAGTGAAGGACATCGGCGGCGGGCTGTTCCTCACGAAGGCGGCCTACGGCTTCAACGAGACGCCCGATGTGAAGGCCGTGCTGGAGCAGATCACGCGCACGCACGCGATGACTTTCGAACTGATGGACACGTCGTTCTTCATGGCGCGCGAAACTGTCGTGCCGACGGAATTGCCAGGCATGTCGGTATGGCGTGAACGCGTGTTCGCATGGATGCACCAGAACGCGGCCAAGCCGACGGATTTCTTCAGTATTCCCGCGAATCGCGTGGTGGAACTGGGCACGAAGATCGAGATCTGA
- a CDS encoding phosphoribosyltransferase, producing the protein MIAMTDPRNDDKNLWVGWDEYHRLIELLALKVHESGWKFDKILCLARGGLRVGDQLSRIYDLPLAILATSSYREAAGTEQGDLDIAQYITMTRGDLSGNVLLVDDLVDSGVTLARVQEHLKERYPAITSVRSAVLWYKACSKVKPDYHVQHLETNPWIHQPFEEWDTVRPHNLGAWIKRGTQNGRG; encoded by the coding sequence ATGATCGCGATGACGGACCCGCGCAACGACGACAAGAACCTCTGGGTCGGCTGGGATGAATACCACCGGCTGATCGAACTCCTCGCGCTGAAGGTGCACGAGTCGGGCTGGAAGTTCGACAAGATCCTGTGTCTTGCGCGCGGCGGCCTGCGCGTAGGCGATCAGCTTTCGCGCATCTATGACCTGCCGCTCGCCATTCTGGCGACGAGTTCGTACCGCGAAGCGGCGGGCACGGAGCAGGGCGATCTCGACATCGCGCAGTACATCACGATGACGCGCGGCGATCTCTCCGGCAACGTGCTGCTGGTCGACGATCTGGTCGATTCGGGCGTGACGCTCGCGCGCGTGCAGGAGCATCTGAAGGAGCGTTATCCGGCGATCACGTCGGTGCGCTCGGCGGTGCTCTGGTACAAGGCGTGCTCCAAGGTCAAGCCCGACTATCACGTTCAGCATCTTGAAACGAATCCGTGGATTCATCAGCCGTTCGAGGAATGGGACACGGTGCGCCCGCACAACCTCGGCGCGTGGATCAAGCGAGGCACGCAAAACGGACGCGGGTGA
- a CDS encoding adenylosuccinate synthase, which produces MSASAVNVNPGRNVVVVGTQWGDEGKGKIVDWLTDHAQGVVRFQGGHNAGHTLIIGGKKTILRLIPSGIMRAGTACYIGNGVVLSPEALFKEIDELEAAGVDVCKRLFISEAATLVLPYHVAIDQAREAKRGAGKIGTTGRGIGPAYEDKVARRGLRVQDLFDRAVFEERLRETLEFHNFVLTQYLGAKAVDFQETLETMLGYADRLAPMVTDVSRRLYDENHAGRNLLFEGAQGTLLDIDHGTYPYVTSSNCVAGAATAGAGIGPQRLNYILGITKAYCTRVGSGPFPSELYDADNAQRQDQIGLNLATVGKEFGSVTGRPRRTGWLDAAALRRSIQINGISGLCMTKLDVLDGLDEVKLCTGYTLDGKLVDILPRGASEVARCEPVYETFGGWKESTIGITQWDSLPENARKYLSRVQEVAGVPIDMVSTGPDRDETILLRHPFKV; this is translated from the coding sequence ATGTCTGCCAGTGCAGTGAATGTGAACCCCGGGCGCAATGTCGTCGTGGTGGGCACCCAGTGGGGTGATGAGGGCAAGGGCAAGATCGTCGACTGGCTGACGGACCACGCCCAGGGCGTCGTGCGCTTCCAGGGCGGTCACAATGCCGGCCATACGCTCATCATCGGCGGCAAGAAAACCATTCTGCGCCTCATTCCTTCGGGCATCATGCGCGCGGGCACGGCCTGTTACATCGGCAATGGCGTCGTGTTGTCGCCGGAAGCGCTCTTCAAGGAAATCGACGAACTCGAAGCGGCTGGCGTCGACGTCTGCAAGCGCCTGTTCATCTCCGAAGCCGCCACGCTCGTTCTTCCGTATCACGTCGCCATCGACCAGGCGCGCGAAGCCAAGCGCGGCGCGGGCAAGATCGGCACGACCGGCCGTGGCATCGGCCCGGCGTACGAAGACAAGGTGGCCCGTCGCGGTCTGCGCGTGCAGGATCTGTTCGATCGTGCGGTGTTCGAGGAACGCCTGCGCGAGACGCTCGAATTCCATAACTTCGTGCTGACGCAGTATCTCGGCGCGAAGGCCGTCGACTTTCAGGAAACGCTCGAGACGATGCTCGGCTACGCCGACCGTCTCGCGCCGATGGTCACGGACGTCTCCCGTCGCCTCTACGACGAAAACCACGCCGGCCGCAACCTGCTGTTCGAAGGCGCGCAAGGCACGCTGCTCGACATCGACCACGGCACGTATCCGTACGTCACGTCGAGCAATTGCGTCGCGGGCGCGGCCACTGCAGGCGCGGGCATCGGGCCGCAGCGTCTGAACTACATTCTCGGCATCACCAAGGCGTATTGCACGCGCGTCGGTTCGGGCCCGTTCCCGAGCGAGCTGTACGACGCCGACAACGCCCAGCGTCAGGATCAGATCGGCCTGAACCTCGCGACCGTCGGCAAGGAATTCGGCTCGGTCACCGGCCGTCCGCGCCGCACCGGCTGGCTCGACGCCGCCGCGCTGCGCCGCTCGATCCAGATCAACGGCATCTCGGGCCTGTGCATGACCAAGCTCGACGTGCTCGACGGCCTCGACGAAGTGAAGCTCTGCACGGGCTACACGCTCGACGGCAAGCTGGTCGACATCCTGCCGCGCGGCGCGTCGGAAGTGGCGCGTTGCGAGCCGGTGTACGAAACCTTCGGCGGCTGGAAGGAAAGCACCATCGGCATCACGCAATGGGACAGCCTGCCGGAAAACGCGCGCAAGTATCTGTCGCGCGTGCAGGAAGTGGCGGGCGTGCCGATCGACATGGTGTCGACCGGTCCGGATCGTGACGAAACCATCCTGCTGCGCCATCCGTTCAAGGTCTGA
- a CDS encoding ATP phosphoribosyltransferase regulatory subunit — translation MSTWLLPENIADVLPSEARKIEELRRRLLDRFRSYGYELVMPPMLEYLESLLTSGGSDLNLRTFKLVDQLSGRTLGLRADITPQVSRIDAHLLNRQGVTRLCYAGVVLHTRPRGLHATREQIQIGAEIYGHAGLEADLEIQQLMLDSLHLAGFRKVRLDLCHAGVLAALLELEPAAATLGEALYDALASKDVPRLNELTAHLGQVPREALRALPSLYGDASVLQIARGRLPNLPVIARALDDLAFLAGRVEGAELMIDLADLRGYAYHSGVMFSAYVDGVPNAVARGGRYDDVGLAYGRARPATGFSLDLREVARISPVDARGSAILAPWKHDEPLLAAILALRDAGEVVIQALPGHDHVLDEFAFDRVLVERDGKWTVEARD, via the coding sequence ACCTGGTTATTGCCCGAGAATATCGCCGACGTCTTGCCGTCGGAAGCCCGCAAGATCGAAGAGCTGCGCCGCCGTCTGCTCGACCGTTTCCGTTCGTACGGCTACGAGCTCGTGATGCCGCCGATGCTCGAGTATCTCGAATCGTTGCTGACGAGCGGCGGAAGCGATCTCAATCTGCGCACCTTCAAGCTCGTCGATCAGCTGTCCGGGCGCACGCTCGGCCTGCGCGCGGACATCACGCCGCAGGTATCGCGCATCGACGCGCACCTGCTGAACCGGCAGGGCGTGACGCGCCTGTGCTACGCGGGCGTCGTGCTGCACACGCGTCCGCGCGGGCTGCATGCGACGCGCGAGCAGATTCAGATCGGCGCCGAAATCTACGGCCATGCCGGCCTCGAAGCGGATCTCGAGATTCAGCAACTGATGCTCGATTCGCTGCATCTGGCGGGTTTCAGGAAAGTGCGTCTCGATCTGTGCCACGCGGGCGTGCTTGCCGCGCTGCTGGAACTGGAGCCCGCTGCGGCCACGCTCGGTGAAGCGCTGTACGACGCGCTCGCGAGCAAGGACGTGCCGCGTCTGAACGAACTCACCGCGCATCTCGGGCAGGTGCCGCGCGAGGCGCTGCGCGCGCTGCCGTCGCTGTATGGCGATGCGTCGGTGCTGCAGATCGCGCGCGGGCGTCTGCCGAATCTGCCGGTCATCGCGCGCGCGCTCGACGATCTCGCGTTCCTCGCCGGCCGGGTCGAAGGCGCGGAGCTGATGATCGATCTCGCGGACCTGCGCGGGTATGCGTATCACAGCGGCGTCATGTTTTCCGCTTACGTCGACGGCGTGCCGAACGCGGTCGCGCGCGGCGGCCGTTACGACGACGTCGGTCTCGCGTACGGACGTGCGCGGCCCGCGACGGGCTTTTCGCTCGACCTGCGCGAAGTGGCGCGCATTTCACCGGTCGATGCGCGGGGCAGCGCGATCCTCGCGCCGTGGAAGCACGACGAGCCCTTGCTCGCGGCGATTCTTGCGCTGCGCGACGCCGGCGAAGTGGTGATTCAGGCGCTGCCCGGCCACGATCACGTTCTGGACGAGTTCGCGTTCGACCGCGTGCTCGTCGAGCGCGACGGCAAGTGGACGGTCGAGGCGCGCGACTGA